Proteins found in one Streptococcus iniae genomic segment:
- the fadB gene encoding 3-hydroxyacyl-CoA dehydrogenase/crotonase FadB, with protein sequence MTISKASVLGAGVMGSQIAALLVNAGLQVELLDIVIDDNDKNKLSKGAYDRITHPKKGLLYDPSFASNLSYSNFTDALEKESDSDLFIEAVAEKIDIKHDLWSKVAKIAKKDAILATNTSGIPIEFIAKVLDDTTRQRFIGMHFFNPPRFMKLVELIPNTKTSQETIDRLTEFTVNCLGKGIVPANDVPGFIANRIGTYTSNDVMLRAQKSGLSIQEVDTLTGEYIGRPKLGTFKLGDMVGLDIAYNVIRGMLQDPSEQDFFKVPETLEKMVAAKMLGNKTKQGFYKKEGRERFVIDPESLTYKPLEKIHLPIQEKLGRKLKENLKVIFDAEDKEGIFLWETLRNVFYYSAVNVPKAANDYKNIDRAIVWGYNWKLGPFQLWDLMGFEQVKERMQRELGQLPQWIEKRTENFYQRGETINHISPIETKIEREIWNKPDTNLSVINGQQLLLRMQTPANSITPGFSQDLADAVDRLENENYTSMVLYSNGANFCVGANLMGMKQAIEENKVTEFIAPGVDVLQNAVKRVRYSSKPIVTAAQGRALGGGAELLLASPFVVAAAETYMGLVEVGVGLIPSGGGVAELTERILKVTETPANRFARLAKLVQQISSAYVSMNAYEAKAEGFLRERDVIVQNEELRVYAALELAQFYSEYGYQAAKKYTYIAPGRDFKAVVESNLDAMRLGHFISDYDMEIGMAVADIVAGGDLPRNTYINHDYLLGLEKKNFLTLSANQKTYERITHMLATKRPLRN encoded by the coding sequence ATGACTATTTCTAAAGCAAGCGTCTTAGGCGCTGGAGTAATGGGTAGCCAAATTGCTGCTTTGTTAGTTAATGCAGGGCTGCAAGTTGAATTGCTCGATATTGTTATTGATGACAATGATAAAAATAAATTATCAAAAGGCGCATACGACCGTATCACACACCCTAAAAAAGGCCTCCTATATGATCCGTCATTTGCTTCAAATTTAAGCTATAGTAATTTTACAGATGCTCTTGAAAAAGAAAGTGATTCTGACTTATTTATTGAGGCAGTAGCAGAAAAAATCGATATCAAACATGACCTTTGGTCAAAAGTAGCAAAAATCGCTAAAAAAGATGCCATTCTTGCTACCAATACTTCTGGCATTCCAATTGAATTTATTGCCAAGGTATTGGATGACACAACTCGTCAACGCTTTATTGGCATGCACTTCTTTAACCCACCACGTTTTATGAAATTGGTTGAATTGATTCCAAACACAAAAACTTCCCAAGAAACGATTGATCGTTTGACAGAATTCACAGTCAACTGCTTAGGTAAAGGAATTGTTCCTGCTAATGATGTTCCAGGTTTTATTGCTAACCGTATCGGAACTTACACGTCAAATGATGTCATGTTACGTGCTCAGAAATCTGGTTTATCTATTCAAGAAGTGGACACTTTAACAGGAGAATACATTGGTCGACCAAAACTTGGAACCTTTAAACTTGGTGACATGGTTGGCTTAGATATTGCTTACAATGTTATTCGTGGTATGTTGCAAGACCCATCGGAACAAGATTTCTTCAAAGTTCCCGAAACACTTGAAAAAATGGTTGCTGCTAAAATGCTTGGAAATAAAACCAAACAAGGTTTCTATAAAAAAGAAGGCCGGGAGCGTTTTGTCATTGACCCTGAAAGCTTAACCTATAAACCTCTGGAAAAAATTCATCTTCCTATTCAAGAAAAATTGGGCCGTAAGTTGAAAGAGAATTTAAAAGTTATCTTTGATGCTGAAGACAAAGAGGGGATTTTCCTTTGGGAAACCTTGCGTAATGTCTTTTATTATTCAGCAGTTAATGTCCCAAAAGCAGCCAATGATTATAAAAACATTGACCGAGCAATTGTTTGGGGCTATAACTGGAAATTAGGACCTTTCCAACTTTGGGATTTAATGGGCTTTGAACAGGTTAAAGAACGTATGCAAAGGGAACTTGGTCAATTGCCGCAATGGATTGAAAAACGCACAGAAAACTTCTATCAAAGAGGTGAAACAATCAATCATATCAGCCCTATAGAAACTAAGATTGAAAGAGAAATTTGGAATAAGCCAGATACTAATCTTTCTGTCATAAATGGGCAACAGTTGCTTCTTAGAATGCAGACACCTGCTAATTCTATTACTCCGGGATTCTCACAAGATTTGGCTGATGCTGTTGATAGGCTTGAAAACGAAAATTACACTAGCATGGTTCTTTATTCAAATGGTGCAAACTTCTGTGTTGGTGCAAACTTAATGGGCATGAAACAAGCCATTGAAGAAAATAAGGTTACTGAATTTATTGCACCTGGAGTAGATGTCCTTCAAAATGCAGTGAAACGTGTGCGTTACTCATCAAAACCCATTGTAACGGCTGCTCAAGGTCGTGCATTAGGTGGAGGGGCAGAGCTTCTTTTAGCATCACCATTTGTTGTAGCTGCTGCTGAAACCTATATGGGTCTTGTTGAGGTAGGTGTTGGCTTGATTCCATCTGGTGGTGGCGTTGCAGAATTGACTGAGCGTATTCTTAAGGTGACTGAGACACCTGCAAACCGTTTTGCACGACTTGCCAAATTGGTTCAACAAATTTCTTCTGCCTATGTCTCAATGAATGCCTATGAGGCAAAAGCTGAAGGCTTCCTTCGTGAACGAGATGTTATTGTTCAAAATGAAGAATTACGGGTGTATGCAGCACTTGAATTAGCTCAATTTTATTCAGAATATGGTTATCAAGCAGCTAAAAAATATACCTACATTGCACCAGGACGAGACTTCAAGGCAGTAGTAGAGTCCAACTTGGATGCCATGAGACTAGGCCACTTTATCAGTGATTATGATATGGAAATTGGAATGGCTGTGGCTGATATAGTAGCAGGTGGTGATCTTCCGCGTAATACTTATATTAATCATGATTACCTACTTGGTTTAGAAAAGAAAAACTTTTTAACATTAAGTGCTAATCAAAAAACATATGAACGTATTACTCATATGCTTGCTACAAAACGCCCACTTCGTAATTAA
- a CDS encoding thiolase family protein, with product MHEAYIVAYGRSAIGKGNAKGAYAHSRPDDVAADVLKGVIARVEGDFDPKYIEDVIVGCSFPEAMQGINFARTIALRAGLPHSVAGQTVNRFCSSGLQTIATAANAIMAGQANCMVAGGVEFMSAVPMGGGEPTVNPTLQKQDVGASYPMGLTAENVAEKYHISREDQDYFGAQSHQKAHLAQINGKFENEIVPVEIEQVKYTAKGPEVYKEEFKTDQGIRPESTPESLGKLRTVFKADGSVTAATSSQISDGAAFVVLMSKEMIEQLHIKPIARFVGFKAVGVDPKVMGIGPAYAIPEVLESANLDLKDIDLIELNEAFAAQALASARELGINMDITNVNGGAIALGHPLGATGAILTSRLLSEMSKRPETRYGLVSMCIGVGMGAAGIYEYVGDR from the coding sequence ATGCATGAAGCTTATATTGTAGCCTACGGCCGTTCTGCAATTGGCAAGGGCAATGCTAAGGGAGCATATGCTCATAGTCGTCCAGATGATGTTGCAGCGGACGTTTTAAAAGGTGTCATTGCCCGTGTTGAAGGTGATTTTGATCCCAAATATATTGAAGATGTTATCGTTGGTTGTTCATTCCCAGAAGCTATGCAAGGAATTAACTTTGCAAGAACAATCGCCTTGAGAGCAGGCCTACCACATAGTGTAGCAGGTCAAACCGTTAACCGTTTTTGTTCCTCAGGACTTCAAACCATTGCAACAGCAGCAAATGCTATTATGGCAGGACAAGCTAATTGTATGGTAGCAGGTGGAGTTGAGTTTATGTCTGCTGTTCCAATGGGTGGAGGTGAACCAACTGTGAATCCAACACTCCAAAAACAAGATGTCGGTGCGTCCTATCCAATGGGACTTACAGCTGAAAACGTTGCTGAAAAATATCATATTAGCCGTGAAGATCAAGATTATTTTGGTGCACAAAGTCATCAAAAGGCCCATCTTGCTCAAATCAATGGCAAATTTGAAAACGAAATTGTCCCCGTTGAAATCGAGCAAGTTAAATACACTGCTAAGGGACCAGAAGTGTACAAAGAAGAATTTAAGACTGACCAAGGTATTCGTCCAGAGTCTACACCTGAATCTTTAGGAAAACTAAGAACAGTCTTTAAAGCAGACGGCTCAGTGACAGCAGCAACTTCATCACAAATTTCTGATGGAGCAGCCTTTGTGGTTTTAATGTCTAAAGAAATGATTGAGCAATTGCATATTAAACCAATTGCACGTTTTGTAGGTTTTAAAGCAGTAGGTGTTGACCCTAAAGTTATGGGTATTGGACCAGCCTATGCTATTCCAGAAGTTTTAGAAAGTGCTAATCTTGACTTAAAAGATATTGATTTGATTGAACTTAATGAAGCATTTGCTGCACAAGCTTTAGCATCAGCGCGTGAGCTTGGCATCAATATGGACATTACTAACGTAAATGGGGGCGCAATTGCACTAGGACACCCATTAGGAGCAACTGGAGCAATTTTAACATCGCGTCTACTTTCTGAAATGAGCAAACGTCCAGAAACAAGATATGGTTTAGTGTCAATGTGTATTGGTGTAGGTATGGGTGCTGCTGGTATCTATGAGTATGTTGGCGATCGTTAA
- a CDS encoding LysR family transcriptional regulator: MKLDIPQMNYLIAIVDADFNLSDAAKQIYVTQSTLSQFISNFEKSENVQLFNRKNGRLTSLTPIGKHMYKEVLAIVTKFDAIDNMITNEGKKRKGMIRIGIPTTLLRILFTRFFPNFLMQNPDIQIEIVEEDTKKLRQMLLDNELHFAMIEEPTKLDEKKFEQHLVLLSEIAAFMRPQSPLAKKNKLSWSDLDDQFITILNEDFASNAQIVEKLESVHSKAKLLMTSSSWDYLVESSAINDVIAILPTARFNRYIERLNYIGIVEKRFEDPIPVKPMLCRPIKTKYSVAEHYVFETMLKGFYHLTDTK; encoded by the coding sequence ATGAAACTAGATATTCCCCAGATGAATTATTTAATAGCCATCGTTGATGCAGATTTTAACCTTTCAGATGCAGCCAAACAGATTTATGTGACCCAATCAACGCTAAGTCAGTTTATTTCTAACTTTGAAAAAAGTGAAAATGTCCAATTGTTTAACCGAAAAAATGGTCGACTAACCAGCTTAACGCCAATTGGGAAACACATGTATAAAGAAGTCTTAGCAATTGTGACAAAATTTGATGCCATTGATAACATGATAACTAATGAAGGAAAAAAACGTAAAGGCATGATTCGGATTGGTATTCCAACAACCTTATTACGAATCTTGTTTACCAGATTTTTCCCCAATTTTTTAATGCAAAATCCTGACATTCAAATCGAAATAGTTGAAGAAGATACCAAAAAATTAAGGCAAATGCTTTTGGACAATGAATTGCATTTTGCAATGATTGAAGAACCAACAAAATTAGATGAGAAAAAATTTGAACAACACCTGGTTCTCTTATCTGAGATTGCAGCATTTATGAGACCACAAAGTCCACTAGCTAAAAAAAATAAGCTAAGCTGGTCGGACTTAGATGATCAATTTATTACCATTTTAAATGAGGACTTTGCTTCAAATGCACAAATTGTTGAAAAATTGGAAAGTGTTCATTCAAAGGCCAAGCTGTTAATGACCTCATCGAGTTGGGATTATCTGGTAGAATCAAGTGCTATCAACGATGTGATTGCAATCTTGCCAACAGCTCGCTTTAACCGTTACATCGAGCGCCTTAATTACATAGGTATTGTCGAAAAACGCTTTGAGGATCCCATACCCGTAAAACCGATGCTTTGTCGTCCTATTAAAACTAAATATAGCGTAGCTGAACATTATGTTTTTGAAACCATGCTTAAAGGCTTTTACCATTTGACAGACACCAAATAA
- a CDS encoding PaaI family thioesterase, with protein MKEFKMKEIKVFENYQAVTLETGHVIVTTEVVEDSLNYHQTAHGGYLFTLADQISGAVCVSTGYDAVTQQANINYLKPALIGEVLTIDGKCIHNGKSTKVNEVIIRNQKGQDVIKATFTMFVLGKREA; from the coding sequence ATGAAAGAATTTAAAATGAAAGAAATTAAGGTTTTTGAAAACTATCAAGCTGTAACCTTAGAAACAGGACATGTTATTGTGACAACAGAAGTGGTTGAAGATTCCCTCAACTACCATCAAACAGCACACGGAGGTTACCTCTTTACCTTAGCAGATCAGATTTCTGGCGCTGTCTGTGTGTCAACGGGCTATGACGCAGTAACGCAACAAGCCAATATTAATTACCTTAAGCCTGCTCTTATAGGAGAAGTCTTAACCATTGATGGCAAATGCATTCATAATGGGAAATCAACCAAGGTTAATGAAGTGATTATTCGAAACCAAAAAGGCCAAGATGTGATTAAAGCGACCTTCACCATGTTTGTCCTTGGAAAAAGAGAAGCCTAA
- a CDS encoding ABC transporter ATP-binding protein has product MSLLVFDHVCFTSDGKDIIKDVTFAVEKGDFISIVGPSGGGKSTLLKLASHLLSPSQGKIVFEGKDSASVDPIILRQAISYCFQTPYLFGKVVKDDIAYPFSIRHQAYDDKRVKELFELFQMDLAYLEQDVKKLSGGEKQRIALIRQLLFMPQILLLDEVTSALDAQNKVLVEEVIKTLHDQGITILWITHDEAQSRKYANKILTLVSGQLESMEVIK; this is encoded by the coding sequence ATGTCGTTATTAGTATTTGATCATGTCTGTTTCACATCAGATGGAAAAGATATTATTAAAGATGTCACTTTTGCTGTTGAAAAAGGAGATTTTATTTCCATTGTTGGTCCATCAGGAGGAGGAAAGAGTACCCTACTCAAACTAGCTAGTCATCTCTTGAGTCCAAGTCAAGGAAAAATAGTATTTGAGGGGAAAGACAGTGCATCTGTTGATCCTATCATATTACGTCAAGCTATTTCTTATTGTTTTCAAACACCCTATCTTTTTGGAAAAGTTGTTAAAGATGATATTGCTTATCCCTTTAGTATTAGACATCAAGCTTATGATGATAAGCGCGTCAAGGAACTTTTTGAGCTCTTTCAAATGGACTTAGCTTACTTAGAACAGGATGTTAAAAAACTTTCAGGTGGTGAAAAACAACGCATTGCCTTAATTCGTCAACTCTTATTTATGCCTCAAATATTACTTCTAGATGAGGTCACATCAGCTTTAGATGCTCAAAATAAAGTCTTAGTTGAAGAAGTTATTAAAACCTTACATGACCAAGGGATTACAATTCTTTGGATAACGCATGATGAAGCACAGAGTCGTAAATATGCTAATAAAATCCTGACCCTTGTTTCGGGGCAGTTGGAATCAATGGAGGTCATCAAATGA
- a CDS encoding ABC transporter permease codes for MSGADNISLTSLLIASSLVLITLFFSYWQKLKLEKEIVISAIRAVLQLLVVGFVLDYIFGYNNPIFTALLLLFMIVNASQNASKRGQGIKNGFKISFIAISLGAFTTLAILIASGILSFVPGQMIPVGGMIISNSMVAIGLCYKQLLSDFQGKQEEVETKLALGADILPASIDIIRDVIKTGMIPTIDSAKTLGIVSLPGMMTGLILAGTSPIQAVKYQMMVTFMLLATTSIASFVATYLSYKGFFNQRKQLVVKRS; via the coding sequence ATGAGTGGTGCAGATAATATTTCCCTTACATCTTTGCTAATTGCATCGTCCTTAGTTCTCATCACCCTTTTCTTTTCTTATTGGCAAAAGCTCAAACTTGAAAAAGAAATTGTGATTAGTGCCATTAGAGCAGTCCTTCAATTATTAGTGGTTGGTTTTGTTCTGGATTATATCTTTGGCTATAACAATCCTATTTTTACAGCTCTATTATTACTTTTTATGATTGTTAATGCCTCGCAAAATGCCTCTAAAAGAGGTCAGGGGATTAAAAATGGTTTTAAAATTTCCTTTATTGCCATTTCCTTAGGAGCTTTTACAACTCTTGCTATTTTAATTGCTTCGGGTATCCTAAGCTTTGTTCCGGGGCAAATGATTCCAGTTGGTGGCATGATAATTAGCAATTCAATGGTTGCTATTGGTCTTTGCTATAAGCAACTCTTGTCTGATTTTCAAGGGAAACAAGAAGAAGTAGAGACAAAATTAGCATTAGGAGCAGATATTTTACCAGCTTCCATTGATATTATTAGAGACGTTATTAAAACAGGCATGATTCCAACCATTGATTCAGCAAAAACCTTAGGGATTGTTTCTCTTCCAGGGATGATGACGGGGTTAATTCTAGCAGGGACCTCTCCTATTCAAGCGGTTAAATATCAAATGATGGTCACCTTTATGCTTTTAGCTACAACGTCGATTGCATCATTTGTAGCAACTTACCTTTCCTATAAGGGCTTCTTTAATCAGCGCAAGCAATTAGTCGTCAAAAGAAGCTAA
- a CDS encoding DUF1846 domain-containing protein, which produces MTQKAFDSEKYLTLQRDHILERISQFDGKLYMEFGGKMLEDYHAARVLPGYEPDNKIKLLKELKDQVEIVITINANNIEHSKARGDLGISYDQEVFRLIDTFNALDIYVGSVVITQYNNQAAADLFRKQLDKNDIASYLHYPIKGYPTDINHIISAEGMGKNDYIKTSRNLIVVTAPGPGSGKLATCMSQIYHDQINGITSGYAKFETFPVWNLPLHHPVNLAYEAATADLDDVNMIDPFHLETYGKTAVNYNRDIEVFPVLNRTFERILKQSPYASPTDMGVNMVGYSIVDEKAAIEASKQEIIRRYYQTLVDFKAERVSASAVKKIELLMNDIGVSPEDRKVTVVAREKAEKTGAPALALELPDGQIVTGKTSELFGPTAAVVINAIKKLAHIDKQTHLIEPEYVKPIQGLKVEHLGSQNPRLHSNEILIALAITAMNSPEADLAMKELGKLNGSEAHSTVTLTDEDKNVLRKLGVNVTFDPVYQQNKLYHK; this is translated from the coding sequence ATGACACAAAAAGCATTTGATTCTGAAAAATATTTAACATTACAACGTGACCATATTCTAGAGCGTATTAGTCAATTTGATGGCAAACTCTATATGGAATTTGGAGGCAAAATGTTGGAAGATTACCACGCTGCCCGTGTGCTTCCTGGTTATGAACCTGATAATAAAATCAAATTATTAAAAGAACTCAAAGATCAAGTTGAAATTGTCATTACCATTAACGCTAATAATATTGAACACTCTAAAGCACGTGGGGACCTTGGTATTTCCTACGATCAAGAAGTTTTTCGTTTAATTGATACTTTCAATGCTTTAGATATCTATGTTGGTTCAGTGGTTATCACACAATACAATAACCAAGCTGCAGCCGACCTTTTCCGCAAGCAATTAGATAAAAACGATATTGCTTCTTACCTCCACTACCCAATTAAGGGCTATCCAACTGATATCAATCATATCATTTCAGCAGAAGGTATGGGGAAAAATGATTACATCAAAACAAGTCGAAATTTAATTGTGGTAACTGCCCCTGGACCTGGTTCTGGTAAACTTGCGACTTGCATGTCACAAATTTACCATGACCAAATCAATGGTATCACATCTGGTTATGCTAAATTTGAAACCTTCCCCGTATGGAATCTACCACTGCACCACCCTGTTAACCTTGCCTATGAAGCTGCAACTGCTGACTTGGACGATGTTAACATGATTGACCCTTTCCACTTGGAAACTTATGGTAAAACTGCTGTTAACTACAACCGTGATATTGAAGTGTTCCCCGTTTTAAATCGTACTTTTGAACGCATCTTAAAACAATCACCATATGCCTCACCAACGGATATGGGGGTTAATATGGTGGGCTACTCTATTGTTGATGAAAAAGCAGCCATTGAAGCTTCAAAACAAGAAATTATTAGACGATACTACCAAACTTTGGTTGATTTTAAGGCTGAACGTGTCTCAGCTTCTGCTGTTAAGAAAATTGAACTTTTAATGAATGATATTGGTGTGAGTCCAGAAGACCGAAAAGTAACGGTTGTGGCTCGTGAAAAAGCTGAAAAAACAGGCGCACCTGCACTTGCCCTAGAATTACCAGATGGCCAAATCGTAACTGGAAAAACATCAGAATTGTTTGGTCCAACTGCTGCAGTGGTTATCAATGCCATTAAAAAATTAGCTCATATTGATAAACAAACTCACTTAATTGAACCAGAATATGTTAAACCTATCCAAGGTCTTAAGGTTGAGCATTTGGGCAGTCAAAACCCGCGTTTACACTCTAACGAGATTCTGATTGCGCTAGCTATTACTGCAATGAATAGTCCTGAAGCTGACTTAGCCATGAAAGAACTTGGAAAACTAAATGGCAGCGAAGCCCATTCAACAGTGACCCTTACAGACGAAGACAAAAATGTTCTGCGGAAATTAGGCGTGAATGTGACTTTCGATCCTGTTTATCAACAAAATAAACTTTATCATAAATAA